A DNA window from bacterium contains the following coding sequences:
- the tdh gene encoding L-threonine 3-dehydrogenase, whose amino-acid sequence MTMAANEGVATPAIPETMKAVIKPRPEPGGTLITTAVPTPGPREVLVKVKATTVCGTDVHLYTWDAWSQGRVKPPLIMGHELGGEVVAIGEQVKTAKIGDLVSAETHVVCGHCYQCRTGLAHVCANTTILGVDIPGCFAEYVVVPEENLWFNSPDLPMEWAPVQEPLGNAVHTVLAGDVAGRTVVVSGCGPTGILACAVAKAAGAGHVIAIDLNAYRLELARQMGATLTIKADEEDAIARVLKEVPGGVDIVCEMSGNECAMNNAFKMIRAGGRYSILGLPGKPVTLDVGNDIVMRGVTVQGITGRKMMDTWYQVANLLNSRRIDLSPMITHHMSLDQIDEAMALMISGNCGKIVLTP is encoded by the coding sequence ATGACGATGGCGGCCAACGAAGGGGTTGCGACCCCGGCGATTCCGGAGACGATGAAGGCGGTAATCAAGCCCCGCCCCGAGCCCGGCGGCACGCTCATCACCACCGCAGTCCCCACCCCCGGCCCCCGCGAGGTCCTCGTCAAGGTCAAGGCGACGACCGTCTGCGGCACCGACGTCCACCTCTACACCTGGGACGCCTGGTCCCAGGGCCGCGTCAAGCCGCCCCTCATCATGGGGCACGAGCTGGGTGGCGAGGTCGTCGCCATCGGTGAGCAGGTCAAGACCGCCAAGATCGGCGATCTGGTCTCGGCTGAGACCCACGTGGTCTGCGGCCACTGCTACCAGTGCCGGACGGGCCTGGCCCACGTCTGCGCCAACACCACCATCCTGGGCGTCGACATCCCCGGCTGCTTTGCCGAGTACGTGGTCGTCCCCGAGGAGAACCTCTGGTTCAACTCCCCCGATCTGCCCATGGAGTGGGCGCCCGTGCAGGAGCCTTTGGGCAACGCCGTCCACACGGTGCTTGCGGGTGACGTGGCGGGCCGTACGGTCGTGGTGAGCGGCTGCGGCCCCACCGGGATCCTCGCCTGCGCCGTCGCCAAGGCCGCGGGGGCGGGTCACGTCATCGCCATCGACCTCAACGCCTACCGCCTGGAGCTGGCTCGTCAGATGGGAGCGACGCTCACCATCAAGGCCGACGAGGAGGATGCGATCGCCCGGGTCCTCAAGGAGGTCCCCGGCGGCGTGGACATCGTCTGCGAGATGTCCGGCAACGAGTGCGCCATGAACAACGCCTTCAAGATGATCCGCGCCGGCGGCCGCTACTCGATCCTGGGCCTGCCCGGCAAGCCCGTCACCCTCGACGTGGGCAACGACATCGTCATGCGCGGGGTCACGGTCCAGGGCATCACGGGTCGCAAGATGATGGACACCTGGTACCAGGTCGCCAACTTGCTCAACTCGCGCCGGATCGATCTCAGCCCCATGATCACTCACCACATGTCCCTCGACCAGATCGACGAGGCCATGGCGTTGATGATCTCGGGCAACTGCGGCAAGATCGTCCTGACCCCTTAA
- a CDS encoding glycine C-acetyltransferase, which produces MSYDPFGYLADELQDLKDRGLYRMPRVLEGKQEAEACFDHQEVVNLSSNNYLGLTTHPKLVKAAHEAIDTFGAGSGSVRTIAGTMSQHVELEAKIAAFKHTEAALVFQSGFTANSGTVSAVLGKEDVIVSDELNHASIIDGCRLSRAKIAVFKHKDVADLRRVLDEVKGNYRRTLVITDGVFSMDGDIAPLPDIVEVSEKHNAIIMVDDAHSSGVLGHQGRGTVDHFGLHGRVHIQVGTLSKAIGCLGGYVAGSRTLIEYLILKARPFLFSTSHPPAVTAAALAAFDLLQEDPTLMERLWDNTRYFKEGLNRLGFNTAGSETPITPVIIGDGARAMQFSDRLFANGVFAQGIGFPTVANDKSRVRTIVTAAHTREELDRALSVFEKVGTEMGIIQPVGAR; this is translated from the coding sequence ATGAGCTACGATCCCTTCGGTTACCTCGCCGACGAGCTGCAAGACCTCAAGGACAGGGGCCTGTACCGCATGCCCCGCGTGCTCGAAGGCAAGCAGGAGGCCGAGGCTTGCTTCGACCACCAGGAGGTCGTCAACCTCAGCTCCAACAACTACCTGGGCCTGACGACCCACCCCAAGCTCGTGAAGGCGGCCCACGAGGCCATCGACACGTTTGGCGCGGGTTCGGGCTCGGTCCGCACCATCGCGGGCACCATGAGCCAGCACGTGGAGCTCGAGGCCAAGATCGCGGCCTTCAAGCACACCGAAGCGGCCCTGGTGTTCCAGTCGGGCTTCACGGCCAACTCCGGGACGGTCTCGGCGGTGCTCGGCAAGGAGGACGTGATCGTCTCCGACGAGCTCAACCACGCGAGCATCATCGACGGCTGCCGCCTGAGCCGCGCCAAGATCGCCGTCTTCAAGCACAAGGACGTGGCGGATCTGCGCCGGGTGCTCGACGAGGTCAAGGGCAACTACCGCCGCACCCTGGTCATCACCGACGGCGTCTTCTCGATGGACGGCGACATCGCGCCCCTGCCCGACATCGTCGAAGTCTCGGAGAAGCACAACGCCATCATCATGGTCGATGACGCCCACTCGTCGGGCGTGCTCGGCCACCAGGGCCGCGGCACGGTCGATCACTTCGGCCTGCACGGTCGGGTCCACATCCAGGTGGGCACCCTCTCCAAGGCCATCGGCTGCCTGGGCGGCTACGTGGCCGGCTCGCGCACCCTGATCGAGTACCTGATCCTCAAGGCGCGTCCCTTCCTCTTCTCGACCTCGCACCCGCCCGCCGTCACGGCGGCAGCGCTCGCGGCCTTCGACCTGCTCCAAGAGGATCCCACCCTCATGGAGCGGCTGTGGGACAACACCCGCTACTTCAAGGAGGGTCTCAACCGCCTCGGCTTCAACACCGCCGGCTCCGAAACCCCCATCACCCCGGTCATCATCGGCGACGGGGCGCGCGCGATGCAGTTCTCGGATCGCCTCTTCGCCAACGGCGTCTTCGCCCAGGGCATCGGCTTCCCGACGGTTGCCAACGACAAGAGCCGCGTGCGCACCATCGTGACCGCTGCTCATACCCGCGAAGAGCTCGACCGTGCCCTTTCCGTCTTCGAGAAGGTCGGCACCGAGATGGGCATCATCCAGCCGGTCGGCGCCCGCTAA
- a CDS encoding IPT/TIG domain-containing protein, which produces MKQLTALLLASLLLVLTGCPRIGALVADTGLLTASGHASLTGQIRFQTQATPSEISSGATVSLIDTRDGRSVASTVTKANGDFSLSIANWTPQVDTPYALEAVRGLPAGGAPNRVGAAAARLRTLIRFNGAWSSLSTGRIDINPTTTALSILQSLKGLSKAQQLAMMGTANGASFTGTVGATGITGAEFTSVLGLVNAALQLNQDPLRAIARDVNTGGYVRLERGPMVTDISTTGANRGDTVVLYGSGFDPAVNIVRFNGVQAPAIVNATATQLTVTVPATAVKGALTVQVGNLVSLVLPTFNVLGLGITSQSLVTKFGGLKDPIPGMPATQWSLTKPNGVALDGNGNLYFTDFGANRVFKVDASGTLTLLAGTGLPGSDNGVAATARISNPTGIRVDGAGNLYVVAKGSYEIRKIGTNGMIAPLTTGALNGPEDAARDAAGNLYISDYWNYRIRKVDTAGNASNLAGGNGAAFFGDDGPAGDSKINGPSGIAVDASGSVFFGDGNNFRLRMVAGWTGTCYGKNVVAGNIYTVAGGGATAPAEGVTALSANLPPPRGVAVSPAGDVYFVTMTSNKIFRLDLAGVLHLVAGGGAQAPADGLDPLQANFKSIQKVAVDAAGNLAFVEDGLNQVMVIPKTSGSHFGKAMTAGKLYTAAGNGLAGVSSDGTVAGNTQLLGVEAIAIERSGALLFTDGNRLRRLSGGVVSTVTGSDTAGPGGNNVVAASGLLNSPKGVAVDASGSIFISDQSNYRIRMIPSESGMAFGQTRTAGNISTIVGGSWGSGPFGGDPLVAKLYGPRGMVVDAAGNLLFADSGNLVLMLPRVGGNYYGQTLEANKLYIIAGKGISGYSGDDGPAVNATINWPSDVVLDKEQNLYFSDLNNRRIRRVDRVTGIITTVAGGGAGFSDGIPALTANIGYPAGLAFDPLGNLYLSDTDFHLIRKVDPNGIIWTLGGAGASYQGDGGILGNARFYRATDIASDASGSLYIADTNNRLIRKVDP; this is translated from the coding sequence GTGAAACAGCTCACGGCCCTGCTTCTGGCTTCCCTGCTGCTCGTCCTGACGGGCTGCCCGCGCATCGGTGCGCTGGTCGCCGACACGGGCCTCCTCACGGCCTCGGGGCACGCGTCGCTCACGGGCCAGATCCGCTTCCAGACCCAGGCCACCCCTTCCGAGATCTCCAGCGGCGCGACCGTCTCGCTGATCGACACCCGCGACGGGCGCTCCGTCGCCTCTACCGTGACCAAGGCGAACGGCGACTTCTCGCTGAGCATCGCGAACTGGACCCCGCAGGTCGATACCCCGTACGCGCTCGAAGCCGTCCGGGGCCTCCCCGCGGGCGGGGCCCCCAACCGGGTCGGGGCGGCGGCAGCGCGCCTGAGGACCCTCATCCGCTTCAACGGCGCGTGGAGCAGCCTGAGCACGGGCCGCATCGACATCAACCCGACGACCACCGCCCTCAGCATCCTCCAGAGCCTCAAGGGCCTGAGCAAGGCCCAGCAGCTCGCCATGATGGGCACGGCGAACGGCGCGAGCTTCACCGGCACCGTGGGGGCCACCGGCATCACCGGCGCCGAGTTCACGAGCGTCCTCGGGTTGGTCAACGCTGCCCTGCAACTCAACCAGGACCCGCTGCGGGCGATCGCCCGCGACGTCAACACCGGCGGCTACGTGCGCCTGGAGCGTGGCCCCATGGTGACGGACATCTCGACGACCGGCGCCAACCGGGGCGACACCGTGGTGCTGTACGGCAGCGGCTTCGACCCGGCCGTCAACATCGTTCGCTTCAACGGGGTCCAGGCCCCTGCCATCGTTAACGCCACCGCCACCCAGCTCACCGTCACCGTGCCCGCCACCGCCGTCAAGGGCGCGCTGACGGTGCAAGTCGGCAACCTGGTCTCGCTGGTGCTGCCCACCTTCAACGTGCTCGGGCTCGGCATCACCAGCCAGAGCCTCGTCACGAAGTTCGGCGGCCTGAAGGATCCCATCCCCGGGATGCCTGCCACTCAGTGGAGCCTCACCAAGCCGAACGGCGTGGCCCTGGACGGCAACGGCAACCTGTACTTCACCGACTTCGGGGCCAACCGCGTCTTCAAGGTCGACGCGAGCGGCACCCTGACCCTGCTCGCCGGTACCGGCTTGCCGGGCAGCGACAACGGGGTCGCCGCCACAGCGCGGATCAGCAATCCCACCGGCATCCGGGTGGACGGGGCCGGCAACCTGTACGTGGTCGCCAAAGGCTCCTACGAGATCCGCAAGATCGGGACCAACGGGATGATCGCGCCCCTGACCACCGGAGCGCTCAACGGGCCCGAGGACGCGGCCCGGGATGCGGCGGGGAACCTCTACATCAGCGACTACTGGAACTACCGGATCCGGAAGGTGGACACGGCGGGCAACGCCTCCAACCTGGCGGGTGGCAACGGAGCGGCCTTCTTCGGCGACGACGGCCCCGCCGGCGACTCGAAGATCAACGGCCCGAGCGGTATTGCGGTGGATGCGTCGGGGAGCGTCTTCTTCGGCGACGGCAACAACTTCCGCCTCCGGATGGTGGCAGGCTGGACCGGCACCTGCTACGGCAAGAACGTGGTGGCGGGCAACATCTACACCGTCGCGGGCGGCGGGGCCACGGCACCGGCCGAAGGGGTCACCGCGCTCTCGGCCAACCTCCCCCCCCCTCGCGGGGTGGCGGTGAGCCCCGCAGGCGACGTCTACTTCGTCACGATGACCAGCAACAAGATCTTCCGACTGGACCTTGCGGGCGTCCTGCACCTGGTGGCGGGCGGTGGCGCGCAGGCCCCGGCGGACGGGCTCGATCCGCTGCAGGCGAACTTCAAGAGCATCCAGAAGGTGGCCGTGGATGCGGCAGGCAACCTGGCCTTCGTCGAAGATGGTCTCAACCAGGTGATGGTGATCCCGAAGACATCGGGGTCCCACTTCGGCAAGGCGATGACGGCAGGCAAGCTTTACACGGCCGCGGGTAACGGCTTGGCCGGCGTCTCGAGCGACGGCACCGTCGCCGGCAACACCCAACTCCTGGGGGTCGAGGCGATCGCCATCGAGCGCTCGGGGGCCCTGCTCTTCACCGACGGGAACCGCCTTCGCAGGCTCAGCGGCGGCGTCGTCTCGACGGTGACCGGCAGCGACACCGCCGGCCCCGGGGGCAACAACGTCGTCGCCGCGAGCGGCCTGCTCAACTCTCCAAAGGGGGTGGCGGTGGATGCCAGCGGCAGCATCTTCATCTCCGACCAGTCGAACTACCGGATCCGGATGATCCCGAGCGAGAGCGGCATGGCCTTCGGCCAGACCCGGACGGCGGGCAACATCTCCACCATCGTCGGCGGCTCGTGGGGCAGCGGCCCTTTCGGGGGCGACCCGTTAGTCGCCAAGCTATACGGCCCTCGCGGCATGGTGGTGGATGCCGCAGGGAACCTCCTCTTCGCCGACAGCGGGAACCTCGTCCTCATGCTCCCGCGGGTGGGAGGGAATTACTACGGCCAGACGCTCGAGGCCAACAAGCTCTACATCATCGCCGGCAAGGGCATCTCGGGCTACAGCGGCGACGACGGCCCGGCGGTGAATGCGACCATCAACTGGCCGAGCGACGTCGTCCTGGACAAGGAGCAGAACCTCTACTTCTCTGATCTCAACAACCGGCGCATCCGACGCGTGGATCGCGTCACCGGGATCATCACCACCGTGGCGGGCGGCGGCGCGGGCTTCAGCGACGGCATCCCCGCCCTCACCGCCAATATCGGCTATCCGGCCGGGCTCGCGTTCGATCCCCTCGGGAACCTCTACCTCTCCGACACGGACTTCCACCTCATCCGCAAGGTGGACCCGAACGGCATCATCTGGACGCTGGGCGGCGCCGGCGCCAGCTATCAAGGGGACGGCGGCATCCTCGGCAACGCCAGGTTCTACAGAGCCACGGACATCGCGAGCGACGCCTCGGGCAGCCTCTACATCGCCGATACCAACAACCGGCTCATCAGGAAGGTGGACCCATGA
- a CDS encoding C39 family peptidase has translation MSTIQAFSQVARLHAARTAAPTSAVGAPASPTYDALLDRLHLHQAPVQPAPSQAEMIQPSTGLKQMFKKLDTLVDRLGEALKPKPKPEAEKKPPAQSKPAPKPAEKPKPAPKPAEKPKPAPQPAPKPAVKPNVGNNTFVSQYRSTSNVNEDASRANGNCGPASLTIVAEAFGKRSVTPGNANAAIEDSRRRMGAGTSNSSEYSGTSYEQLVRGAKSYGLDADVLYGGLDKLKAELAKGRLVIAHLRPSYLNPNSTSGHYTVVTKVADGRVYMHDPANASGPMSISEAQFKKSQAQRGAYGLISLKA, from the coding sequence ATGTCGACCATTCAAGCATTTTCACAAGTAGCAAGGTTGCATGCCGCTCGCACCGCCGCACCGACGAGTGCGGTAGGGGCTCCTGCGTCGCCCACCTACGACGCCCTGCTCGATCGGCTTCATCTGCACCAGGCGCCTGTCCAGCCGGCTCCGAGCCAGGCGGAGATGATCCAGCCTTCGACGGGCCTGAAGCAGATGTTCAAGAAGCTCGACACCCTGGTCGATCGCCTGGGCGAGGCCCTGAAGCCCAAGCCGAAGCCCGAGGCCGAGAAGAAGCCGCCGGCTCAGTCCAAGCCGGCGCCGAAGCCCGCTGAAAAGCCGAAGCCGGCCCCCAAGCCTGCCGAGAAGCCGAAACCGGCGCCGCAGCCCGCGCCTAAGCCGGCCGTCAAGCCGAACGTCGGCAACAACACCTTCGTCTCCCAGTACCGCAGCACCTCGAACGTTAACGAGGATGCCTCACGTGCCAACGGCAACTGCGGCCCGGCGAGCCTGACCATCGTCGCGGAGGCCTTCGGCAAGCGCAGCGTCACGCCTGGCAACGCCAACGCCGCCATCGAGGACTCCCGTCGCCGGATGGGGGCGGGCACGAGCAACTCCAGCGAGTACAGCGGCACGAGCTATGAGCAGCTCGTCCGGGGCGCCAAGAGCTACGGCCTGGACGCCGACGTCCTGTACGGCGGCCTGGACAAGCTGAAGGCCGAGCTGGCCAAGGGCCGCCTCGTCATCGCGCACCTGCGCCCCAGCTACCTCAACCCGAACTCCACCTCGGGGCACTACACGGTCGTGACCAAGGTGGCCGACGGCCGCGTCTACATGCACGACCCGGCCAACGCGAGCGGCCCCATGTCGATCTCGGAAGCCCAGTTCAAGAAGTCACAGGCCCAGCGCGGCGCCTACGGCTTGATCTCCCTCAAGGCCTAG
- a CDS encoding ribonuclease HII, whose product MWSIEESWWGRGDRHLAGLDEVGRGPLVGAVVAACVVLPGPDHPDFEAVKVRLTGLTDSKKLSEARREHFAAVVKEVALAWAIAECSPEEIDRLNILSASHEAMARALRRVRKTLKPDRLLVDGHMAIRGIRTKQEALVKGDARSMSIAAAAVIAKVHRDAQMIALHRQYPAYGFDRHKGYPTAEHLAAIAEHGLTPQHRRSFGPCRDLQLRLWP is encoded by the coding sequence ATGTGGAGCATCGAGGAAAGCTGGTGGGGCAGGGGCGATCGCCACCTGGCCGGCCTGGACGAGGTGGGGCGCGGTCCCCTGGTAGGAGCGGTGGTGGCCGCCTGCGTGGTACTACCGGGGCCCGATCATCCCGACTTCGAAGCAGTAAAAGTACGTCTCACGGGCCTGACCGACTCCAAGAAGCTGAGCGAGGCGCGCCGTGAGCACTTCGCCGCGGTGGTCAAGGAGGTCGCGCTCGCCTGGGCGATCGCTGAGTGCTCCCCCGAGGAGATCGATCGCCTCAACATCCTCTCAGCCTCGCACGAGGCCATGGCCCGCGCCCTGCGCCGGGTGCGCAAGACCCTCAAACCCGACCGGCTCCTGGTGGACGGGCACATGGCGATCCGGGGGATTCGGACCAAGCAAGAGGCACTGGTCAAGGGGGACGCGCGATCCATGTCCATCGCCGCTGCGGCGGTGATTGCCAAGGTCCACCGCGACGCCCAGATGATCGCGCTGCACCGCCAATATCCCGCCTACGGCTTCGATCGGCACAAGGGGTACCCGACCGCCGAGCACCTGGCGGCGATCGCCGAGCACGGCCTCACCCCGCAGCACCGCAGAAGCTTCGGCCCCTGCCGCGACCTGCAGCTTCGTCTCTGGCCCTAG
- a CDS encoding DEAD/DEAH box helicase, with product MTMPATDPKALVAAFARTQKFPLDPFQIEAMEALASGRSVLVSAPTGSGKTVVAEFAVFLALESKTRCIYTTPLKALSNQKYRDLKAALPGQVGLITGDVVLEPEAPVLIMTTEILRNILHADPTRVEDVSHVVLDEAHYLGSEGRGTVWEETIVFLNKHTSVTALSATIPNAEELATWVGTVHKPMQVVYHAERPVPLESYVASPNVKKLFTSTGKLAVKRFGDDEGWVAPPEPVEVVKDLQNKEMLPAIYFVFSRLGCEEQARDVINADLMLTTPEERKRIRHMVEAAVRQTPGMLGSHATKKWLDLLPYGVAPHHAGLLPPLKYLIERLFQRALIKVVFATETLAAGINMPARTVVLSSVIKRTDEGHRVLTVSEFQQMMGRAGRRGMDEVGYGVVVSSHRYSPMEIGHLATSQAEPLKSRFALNFNMVANLTHRYEPDQARKIVEQSFAQFQSSGAVASLFDRKRRTQERLEALDERCPFDEAKERVDLLDRLKLLRNDRESLRKRLAGMESSRQYTSRQSATSQLLKASFGSWVLVHPPGATSPELGVLLDVQTVKSGDVHYSVLLETPSITRLGGRHLVMVLPGEPVTTIPEEVVVKAGRISYLQQHTPGDYRPTWHEWIERSGLDLEAMVKPITEPPEIFKAKAKLKEVTQELERFPCSSCKVRKACQESVRDRRILGQEIGRFNKEIDVLHSNHWRGFLKLVRFLEETGFLRGRELLARGQALTSVRTTNELVAAEALASGMLEGLEPVKLAAATSALVAEPVRGRQSWRGLKFDPELHILFERLAKDAKRLAKRMLELEIEQPIYLVPDYVGLTQAWAEGLEWGPIIEASGIDEGQLVRHLRQVIDMLQQFREIPGLGETFRARAREAAELLDRDIVKEVF from the coding sequence ATGACCATGCCCGCTACGGACCCCAAGGCGCTCGTCGCCGCCTTCGCCAGGACCCAGAAGTTCCCGCTCGACCCCTTCCAGATCGAGGCGATGGAGGCCCTCGCGAGCGGGCGCTCCGTGCTGGTCTCGGCCCCCACCGGCTCGGGCAAGACGGTCGTCGCCGAGTTCGCCGTCTTCCTGGCGCTCGAATCCAAGACGCGCTGCATCTACACCACCCCGCTCAAGGCCCTCTCCAACCAGAAGTACCGCGACCTCAAGGCGGCCCTGCCGGGCCAGGTCGGCCTCATCACGGGTGACGTGGTGCTCGAGCCCGAGGCGCCGGTGCTCATCATGACCACCGAAATCTTGCGCAACATCCTGCACGCGGACCCCACGCGGGTGGAGGACGTGTCGCACGTGGTCCTGGACGAGGCGCACTACCTGGGCAGCGAGGGCCGCGGGACGGTCTGGGAGGAGACGATCGTCTTCCTCAACAAGCACACCTCGGTCACGGCCCTGTCGGCCACCATCCCCAACGCCGAAGAGCTCGCCACCTGGGTCGGTACGGTCCACAAGCCCATGCAGGTGGTCTACCACGCCGAGCGCCCGGTGCCCCTCGAAAGCTACGTGGCTTCCCCCAACGTCAAGAAGCTCTTCACCTCGACGGGCAAGCTCGCGGTCAAGCGCTTCGGCGACGACGAGGGCTGGGTGGCGCCGCCCGAACCGGTCGAGGTGGTCAAGGATCTCCAGAACAAGGAGATGCTGCCTGCGATCTACTTCGTCTTCAGCCGTTTGGGCTGCGAAGAGCAGGCGCGGGACGTGATCAACGCGGACCTGATGCTGACCACCCCCGAGGAGCGCAAGCGGATCCGGCACATGGTCGAGGCGGCGGTCCGGCAGACGCCGGGGATGCTCGGCTCCCATGCCACCAAGAAGTGGCTGGACCTCTTGCCTTACGGGGTCGCCCCGCACCACGCGGGCCTCTTGCCGCCGCTCAAGTACCTGATCGAGCGCCTCTTCCAGCGGGCGCTCATCAAGGTGGTCTTCGCCACCGAGACCCTGGCCGCGGGCATCAACATGCCCGCTCGAACGGTGGTGCTTTCGAGCGTCATCAAGCGCACCGACGAAGGCCACCGGGTGCTGACCGTCTCCGAGTTCCAGCAGATGATGGGCCGCGCCGGCCGCCGGGGCATGGACGAGGTGGGCTACGGGGTGGTCGTGTCGAGCCACCGCTACTCGCCCATGGAGATCGGCCACCTGGCGACGAGCCAGGCCGAGCCCCTCAAGAGCCGCTTCGCCCTCAACTTCAACATGGTGGCGAACCTGACCCACCGCTACGAGCCGGATCAGGCGCGCAAGATCGTCGAGCAGAGCTTTGCCCAGTTCCAGAGCTCGGGGGCGGTCGCGAGCCTCTTCGACCGCAAGCGCCGCACCCAGGAGCGCCTCGAAGCGCTCGACGAGCGCTGCCCCTTCGACGAGGCCAAGGAGCGCGTGGATCTGCTGGATCGCCTCAAGCTCTTGCGCAACGACCGTGAGAGCCTGCGCAAGCGCCTCGCGGGGATGGAGAGCTCCCGGCAGTACACGTCGCGCCAGTCGGCCACCTCGCAGCTGCTCAAGGCGTCTTTTGGAAGCTGGGTGCTGGTCCACCCGCCCGGGGCCACTTCGCCCGAGCTTGGGGTCCTGCTAGACGTGCAGACGGTCAAGAGCGGCGACGTGCACTACTCGGTGCTGCTCGAAACCCCCTCGATCACGCGCCTGGGTGGCCGACACCTGGTCATGGTGCTGCCGGGCGAGCCCGTGACGACCATCCCCGAAGAGGTGGTGGTCAAGGCCGGGCGCATCAGCTACCTCCAGCAGCACACCCCCGGGGATTACCGGCCGACCTGGCACGAATGGATCGAGCGCAGCGGCCTTGACCTCGAGGCGATGGTCAAGCCCATTACCGAGCCGCCCGAGATCTTCAAGGCCAAGGCGAAGCTCAAGGAGGTCACCCAGGAGCTGGAGCGCTTCCCTTGCAGCAGCTGCAAGGTCCGCAAGGCCTGCCAGGAATCGGTGCGCGATCGCCGCATCCTCGGCCAGGAGATCGGGCGCTTCAACAAGGAGATCGACGTCCTCCACTCCAACCACTGGCGCGGCTTCTTGAAGCTGGTGCGCTTCCTGGAGGAGACGGGCTTCTTGCGCGGGCGAGAGCTCTTGGCGCGTGGGCAGGCCCTTACGAGCGTGCGGACCACGAACGAATTGGTGGCGGCCGAGGCCCTCGCTTCAGGGATGCTGGAGGGCCTGGAGCCCGTGAAGCTCGCAGCGGCGACGAGCGCCCTGGTGGCCGAGCCGGTGCGCGGTCGCCAGAGCTGGCGCGGCCTGAAGTTCGATCCTGAGCTGCACATCCTGTTCGAGCGCCTGGCCAAGGATGCCAAGCGCCTCGCCAAGCGGATGCTTGAGCTGGAGATCGAGCAACCCATCTACCTGGTGCCCGACTACGTGGGGCTTACCCAGGCATGGGCCGAAGGGCTGGAGTGGGGGCCGATCATCGAGGCCTCGGGGATTGACGAGGGGCAGCTCGTCCGCCACCTGCGCCAGGTGATCGACATGCTCCAGCAGTTCCGCGAGATCCCGGGGCTGGGCGAGACCTTCCGCGCCAGGGCGCGAGAGGCCGCCGAGCTACTGGACCGCGACATCGTGAAGGAAGTCTTCTAA
- a CDS encoding ABC transporter permease — protein MRNFLAVVGGMGRFLGEIAAAIATPPFFFAETRRALHAVAFQCLIPVLAIMTAVGMIGALQGLAVIRIFGADHVLSSLLAESILREMAPSLGAIMIAAQAGTAIAGEIGTMRVKEEIDALGVMAVPPIKFVVVPRLIALVVACPLISLFGSLAGMLGGYLVAVGLKGVTKGVFVGNLLEFVHMNVILGGMLKSVVFGALIGLIACYYGYNVTGGAQGVGKASNKTVVHAIVAIAISNYFITTLLLKVIG, from the coding sequence ATGCGCAACTTCTTGGCCGTCGTCGGCGGGATGGGCCGCTTTCTCGGCGAGATTGCCGCCGCGATCGCCACTCCCCCCTTCTTCTTTGCTGAAACCCGCCGCGCCCTGCACGCGGTCGCTTTTCAGTGCCTGATCCCAGTGCTGGCCATCATGACGGCCGTCGGGATGATCGGCGCGCTCCAGGGCCTGGCCGTCATCCGCATCTTCGGAGCCGACCACGTCCTCTCCAGCCTCTTGGCCGAGTCGATCCTGCGCGAGATGGCCCCGAGCCTCGGCGCCATCATGATCGCCGCTCAGGCGGGGACCGCCATCGCCGGCGAGATCGGCACCATGCGCGTGAAAGAGGAGATCGACGCCCTCGGGGTGATGGCGGTGCCGCCCATCAAGTTCGTGGTCGTGCCGCGCCTCATCGCCCTGGTCGTCGCCTGCCCCCTCATCAGCCTCTTCGGCAGCTTGGCGGGCATGCTGGGCGGCTACCTGGTGGCCGTCGGCCTCAAGGGCGTCACCAAGGGCGTCTTCGTCGGCAACCTGCTCGAGTTCGTCCACATGAACGTCATCCTGGGCGGCATGCTCAAGAGCGTGGTCTTCGGCGCCCTGATCGGCCTCATCGCCTGCTACTACGGCTACAACGTCACGGGCGGCGCCCAGGGCGTGGGCAAGGCCTCCAACAAGACGGTCGTCCATGCGATCGTGGCCATCGCCATCTCCAACTACTTCATCACCACTCTGTTGCTCAAGGTGATCGGCTGA